The segment ACCGGTTGCTCATGCGCATGTAGCTGAGCGCCGTGAAGCTGATGGCGATGAAGCCGATGATGTACACGAGCGTCGGCAAACCCTGAGACTGGTAGTCAACCAAGCCGTAAATCGAATGCGGCGCGATGATCACCATGAACAGCACGCCGTACAAAACCACGTCGCTCAGTCCCAGCGTTCGCCGAAGCTCCTGCTTGTACCCGAATTTTTCGACACCCCCGCCGGGCGTCTGTCTTTCCTTCGCTTCCGTCATGACCTCTCTCTCCTTTTTTCCGAAAACCTCGAAGCCTTATCTAAAGCAGCTTATCGATATCGATGAGCGGCTTTATCCCGGGATGCTTGGGCGCGCCGAACCGCAGCGACATCTCCACTGCACACGGCTTGCAGCCCTGGTTGATCTCCAGATCGCACTGAACGGACATGTACATGTAGGTGTCGGGGGCGCTCCAGCCCGTCGCGCGCATCAGCAGGCGGTGAAGCTCGCGTGCGGCGTTTCGGCAGGCTTCATGGTACTCGGGAGCGCACGCGTTCACGTACCACTTGTCCTTGGTTTCGAGCACCGGCCAGTTGAGTTCGAAATCCTTGATGAGCGCGATGCGCACGGTGATAGACGCCGGTATCTCGATCCCCGTCCCGCAGATCTCGGAGTCGCCCATGGCGGCATGGACGTCCCCCATCTGCAGCAGGGCCCCTTCCACGCGCACGGGGAAGAACAGGCGGGCACCCGCCGTGATGAGCTTGTTGTCCATGTTGCCGCCGTGGCTTCCGATGTACCCGTCGATGACATCGTCTCCGCTCGGGGCGGTCCCGATGACGCCGATCATGGGATCGATGGGAAAGCGCAGGTCGTTGAAGACGGCGAACCCCTCTTCGATGCGCACCTTCTTCGTCGCGTAGGGCATCCCCTCGAACAAAGGGCCGCAATGGTCGTCGGTGGCGATGGTCCCCTCGTCGGCAACGTCGATGGAAAGGATATCGACCACCAAGACATCGCCCGGCTTCGCTCCGTTGACGAACACGGGACCGGCGGCCGGATTGGCCACGTCGTAGCCGTAGTCGAGCGAGGCCATAGTGACCGTTTCGTCGGTGATCCGATTCGAGAAGCAGTCGAGCGTCTTGAATACGAGGACCTCGCCGGGCTCCGCCGTCGCGCATGCAGCGTTGTCCTTGGAGAACCGATAGACTTGGTCGGTGATTACCTGCATACCCGCCCCCTTCGATAGGAATGCTTTGCGGCATTATGGGATGCGCCCGGAAGGCATGTGTGCAGAAACGGGCCACGAGAGTGCCTAATGCGGTGTTTTTTTAGGTGAACGGCTTGGTTTTCCAGGTATTATGCTTGGTTGCGAAGGTATCCCCCGCCGCAGCGAAGCGCCGTCTGCGCGCCGACGGGAGCCGACGCGCCCTGGATGCGAACAAACCGCCGAGAACCGACGCACCCGGATGCGGGCGACCCGCCCAGAACCGTCGCGACAGCGCGAACCGACAAGGAGCACAGCTGTGAAGATGATCATCTCCCCCGCGAAAACCATGCGCGCGGTCGATTCTCTCGGAGCAAGAGGGCTTCCCCTCCTCGTCGAGCGCTCGCGCACGATCGCGCGGGCCCTTGCCGCCCTTTCCAAGGAGGAGCTGCAGTCGCTGTGGGGCTGCAGCGACCGGCTGGCCGACGAGGCGTTCGGCTACGTGCGCGCGCTCGAGGACGGAAGCTGGCTCGATCCTTCCAACAGCCGGCTTGTCCCCGCAGTGCTCTCCTACGACGGGCTGCAGTACCAAAGCCTCGCGGCGCACGTCATGACCCGAGACGAGCTTGGCTACCTCCAGAACCACCTGCGGATCATCTCGGGCTTCTACGGGGTGCTGCGCCCGTTGGACGGAGTGGTCCCCTACCGCCTGGAGATGCAGGCGAAGCTGTCCGTCGACGGGTCGGCCGACCTGTACGGTTTTTGGGGAGCCGACATATTCGACCTCGTCGCGGGCGACGAAGACCTGGTGGTCAACCTGGCCTCGGTCGAATACGCCAAGACGGTGACCCCCTGGTTCAAGCGAGCGAGGAACCCCCGCTGCCGGCTCATCACCTGCTCGTTTTACGAAGCGAGCACGCAGGGAAAGCTGGTGCAGCGCGCCGCGCACGCGAAGCAGGCGCGCGGGACGTTCGTGCGCTGGTGCGCTGAGCACGGCGTCGAATGCACAGGCGAACTGCGCGCATTCGACGTCGGCTACCGCTTCGATCCCGCGCGCTCGACCGACGACGCGCTGGCCTTCGTGCGCGTGCCGTGAGGGAGGCGCGCGCACAAGAGACGGACGGAAAGCGCTCCGCCTCAACGGCCGAGAAGGCGCCGCGCTGGATGCCGGGGCCGAGCCCCGGCATCCAGCGATCCACAAGGTTCTCTAGATGGCGCGGCCCGCATCGTTTCCGCTGCGGATGGCCAAAGCGATGTTGAAGGGAGCCGCGCAGTCTCCGACTGCGAACTTCTCCCCCGCGAACGAATCCGCCAAAGCGGTATCGGCCTGCCAAGTGCCCGCGTTGACCACCGTGTCGCACGGAACGTCGACCTCAACGCCCATGGCCCGCGAGGAAACCCTCAGAGAGCCCTCCGAACCCGACACGATATCGGACTCCGTGTACACCTTGACCCCCAGCGCGTACAGCGCCGACGTCATGAACCGCTTGGCATGCATCGACTGCTGCATATCGAGCGCATCAACGCCGTCGGGGGTGACGATGGTCACGCGCTTCTTGCGGACGGTCAGCCAGAGCGCGGCGTCGAATGCCTGTGCGCTCGACCCGTACACCACCACGTCTTCACCCAGGTCCTTCGCCATGAAATCGGCAAGCTCCACCACGGCGGCACCGTCGACCTCGAGCGCGGGCCGCTTGGCTCCCGTGGCGAACACGACCGCGTCGAAGGCGGCCTCAGCCAGAACCTGGGCCGTGACCTCGGTGCCGAGCACGGTTTCCACTCCGGCAAGCTCGCACTGCCGAGCCAGGTAGGCAACCAGGTCGTCGAGGTTCTCGTGAGGCCCCTTCACCGTCGAGGCGAAGCTCACCGCGCCGCCCAAAGCGCCGCTTTTCTCGTACAGCGTCACCTCGTGGCCGCGCGCCGCTGCAATACGGGCGGCCTCCATGCCGGCAGGCCCGCCGCCG is part of the Berryella intestinalis genome and harbors:
- a CDS encoding acetamidase/formamidase family protein, which produces MQVITDQVYRFSKDNAACATAEPGEVLVFKTLDCFSNRITDETVTMASLDYGYDVANPAAGPVFVNGAKPGDVLVVDILSIDVADEGTIATDDHCGPLFEGMPYATKKVRIEEGFAVFNDLRFPIDPMIGVIGTAPSGDDVIDGYIGSHGGNMDNKLITAGARLFFPVRVEGALLQMGDVHAAMGDSEICGTGIEIPASITVRIALIKDFELNWPVLETKDKWYVNACAPEYHEACRNAARELHRLLMRATGWSAPDTYMYMSVQCDLEINQGCKPCAVEMSLRFGAPKHPGIKPLIDIDKLL
- the yaaA gene encoding peroxide stress protein YaaA yields the protein MIISPAKTMRAVDSLGARGLPLLVERSRTIARALAALSKEELQSLWGCSDRLADEAFGYVRALEDGSWLDPSNSRLVPAVLSYDGLQYQSLAAHVMTRDELGYLQNHLRIISGFYGVLRPLDGVVPYRLEMQAKLSVDGSADLYGFWGADIFDLVAGDEDLVVNLASVEYAKTVTPWFKRARNPRCRLITCSFYEASTQGKLVQRAAHAKQARGTFVRWCAEHGVECTGELRAFDVGYRFDPARSTDDALAFVRVP